A window of Planctomycetota bacterium genomic DNA:
CGCCGGTTCTCCTCCGAGCGCTTTCCGCCGCCCCATCCACCTCCGTCCGGGCCGGCATGAATTTCACAGTACCACCCTTCCGTCCCTCCTTCAAGCCGAGCCCCACCGAGGCCCCTCCGGGGTATAATCTCTCTCGAACCATGACGCACGGCCCGGGACCGATCCTGAAGATCCGCTCCGAGGACCTCGAGCCCGGCGTCGGGCTCATCGAGCTGCAGGGGTCCCTGGACGCTTCCAATGTGTCCCTGTTCCGCTCGCTCGCCGAAGGCTTCTTCCTCCGGGGAATCTACCGCCTGGTGGTCGATCTCGGAAAGGCGAATTACGTGGCCTCCGCCGGGTTCAGCGCGTTTCTGGCCTGCCTGGACACGGCGCGCAGGCGGGGAGGCGGCCTTGCCTTCGCCCGGCCGACGCTTCAGGTCCGGGAGGTCTTTTCGCTGATGGGGCTTCTGGACTCCGTGACGGTGGCCGAGGATGTTCCTTCCGCGGCGGCCGCGCTGCGGGGAACGCGGACGCGCTAGCGGTCGATCTCGCCGAGGACGATGTCGATCGAT
This region includes:
- a CDS encoding STAS domain-containing protein, encoding MTHGPGPILKIRSEDLEPGVGLIELQGSLDASNVSLFRSLAEGFFLRGIYRLVVDLGKANYVASAGFSAFLACLDTARRRGGGLAFARPTLQVREVFSLMGLLDSVTVAEDVPSAAAALRGTRTR